In a genomic window of Aquila chrysaetos chrysaetos chromosome Z, bAquChr1.4, whole genome shotgun sequence:
- the LYSMD3 gene encoding lysM and putative peptidoglycan-binding domain-containing protein 3 produces the protein MAGRGAGCGPQPPAVAQPPVGGHLCPFVSAAGAESEGPEEEGGEVSELRPRGREKVRRSASRDRLDDIVLLTKDIQEGDTLNAIALQYCCSVADIKRVNNLINDQDFFALRSVKIPVKKFSLLTETHVSPKGRPVLRPAHCSPEMQEMSPDKFSANETAGNFLKEVDRDIEEIVKCNDTKRENLNEVVSALAAQQICFETDGKTKKCKDPYYGADWGIGWWTAVVIMLIIGIVTPVFYLLYYEVLVKADVSHHSTMESSHLFVTAASHQKHIENGINPANMNVDNQGDLQP, from the exons ATGGCCGGCAGAGGCGCCGGCTGCGGCCCGCAGCCGCCGGCCGTAGCCCAGCCGCCGGTCGGCGGTCACCTGTGCCCCTTCGTGAGCGCGGCGGGGGCGGAGAGCGAGGGgccggaggaggagggcggcgaGGTGTCGGAGCTGCGGCcgaggggcagggagaaggtgCGGAGGAGCGCGTCGAGGGACAGGCTGGATGATATCGTCCTGCTCACGAAGGATATCCAGGAAGGGGACACGCTGAACGCCATCGCGCTCCAGTATTGCTGCTCG gttgCAGATATCAAGAGAGTTAACAATCTTATCAACGATCAAGATTTTTTTGCCCTGAGGTCTGTCAAAATTCCAGTGAAGAAGTTCAGCCTATTGACCGAAACACATGTCTCTCCAAAAGGAAGACCAGTCCTTCGGCCTGCTCACTGTTCCCCAGAAATGCAGGAAATGTCACCTGATAAATTCTCTGCTAATGAGACTGCTGGCAACTTCTTAAAAGAAGTAGATCGAGATATAGAAGAAATAGTGAAGTGTAATGATACAAAGAGAGAGAATCTTAATGAAGTTGTTTCTGCCTTAGCAGCCCAACAGATCTGTTTTGAAACTGATGGTAAAACTAAAAAATGCAAGGATCCTTACTATGGAGCAGATTGGGGTATAGGATGGTGGACAGCTGTAGTGATTATGTTGATTATTGGCATAGTAACTCCAGTTTTCTATCTCCTGTATTACGAAGTTCTAGTGAAAGCAGATGTCAGTCACCATTCTACAATGGAATCTTCCCATTTGTTTGTCACAGCAGCATCGCATCAGAAA